A genomic segment from Streptomyces sp. NBC_01233 encodes:
- a CDS encoding ABC transporter ATP-binding protein produces the protein MPHDEPKWIPSKDPLDPARPAPAEQPRELRRIVALFRPYRGRLAVVGLLVGASSLVGVASPFMLREILDVAIPQGRTGLLSLLALGMILTAVVTSVFGVLQTLISTTVGQRVMHDLRTAVYGQLQRMPLAFFTRTRTGEVQSRIANDIGGMQATVTSTATSLVSNLTAVIASVVAMLALDWRLTLVSLLLLPVFVWISRRVGRERKRITTKRQKQMAAMAATVTESLSVSGILLGRTMGRSESLTSAFAEESEKLVGLEVRSSMAGRWRMSTIGIVMAAMPALIYWAAGLALQTGAPSLSVGTLVAFVTLQQGLFRPAVSLLSTGVQIQTSLALFARIFEYLDLPVDITERADPVRLDRAKGEVALEDVHFAYDAKNGPTLTGIDITVPAGGSLAVVGPTGSGKSTLSYLVPRLYDVTGGRVALDGVDVRDLDFDSLARSIGVVSQETYLFHASVADNLRFAKPDATDEEIIEAARAAQIHDHIASLPDGYDTLVGERGYRFSGGEKQRLAIARTILRDPPVLILDEATSALDTRTEHAVQQAIDNLSAGRTTITIAHRLSTVRDADQIVVLDAGRIAERGTHEELLKADGRYAALVRRDRDAALAPEPPGEAQLAPVNV, from the coding sequence ATGCCTCACGACGAACCGAAGTGGATCCCATCGAAAGACCCCCTCGACCCCGCCCGCCCCGCCCCGGCGGAGCAGCCGCGGGAGCTGCGCCGCATCGTGGCGCTCTTCCGGCCCTACCGCGGCCGGCTCGCCGTCGTCGGCCTGCTCGTCGGCGCCTCCTCGCTGGTCGGCGTCGCCTCGCCGTTCATGCTCCGGGAGATCCTCGACGTCGCGATCCCGCAGGGTCGCACCGGTCTGCTCAGCCTGCTCGCGCTCGGCATGATCCTCACCGCCGTCGTCACCAGCGTCTTCGGCGTGCTCCAGACGCTGATCTCCACCACCGTCGGCCAGCGCGTCATGCACGACCTGCGCACCGCCGTCTACGGGCAGCTCCAGCGGATGCCGCTGGCCTTCTTCACCCGCACGCGCACCGGTGAGGTGCAGTCCCGCATCGCCAATGACATCGGCGGCATGCAGGCCACCGTCACCTCCACCGCGACCTCGCTCGTCTCGAACCTGACGGCCGTCATAGCCTCCGTCGTCGCGATGCTCGCGCTCGACTGGCGGCTCACCCTCGTCTCGCTGCTCCTGCTCCCCGTCTTCGTGTGGATCAGCCGCCGGGTCGGACGCGAGCGCAAGCGGATCACCACGAAGCGGCAGAAGCAGATGGCCGCCATGGCCGCGACGGTCACCGAGTCGCTCTCGGTGAGCGGCATCCTGCTCGGCCGCACCATGGGCCGCTCCGAGTCGCTGACCTCCGCCTTCGCCGAGGAGTCCGAGAAGCTCGTCGGACTCGAAGTGCGTTCGAGCATGGCCGGCCGCTGGCGGATGTCCACGATCGGCATCGTCATGGCCGCGATGCCCGCCCTCATCTACTGGGCCGCCGGCCTGGCCCTCCAGACGGGCGCCCCCTCGCTCTCCGTCGGCACCCTCGTCGCCTTCGTCACCCTCCAGCAGGGCCTGTTCCGGCCCGCCGTGAGCCTGCTGTCGACCGGTGTGCAGATACAGACCTCGCTCGCCCTGTTCGCCCGCATCTTCGAGTACCTCGACCTGCCGGTGGACATCACCGAGCGCGCCGACCCGGTGCGCCTCGACCGGGCCAAGGGCGAGGTCGCGCTGGAGGACGTGCACTTCGCGTACGACGCCAAGAACGGACCGACTCTCACCGGGATCGACATCACGGTCCCGGCCGGCGGCTCCCTCGCCGTGGTCGGACCGACCGGCTCCGGCAAGAGCACGCTCAGCTACCTGGTGCCCCGGCTCTACGACGTGACCGGCGGGCGGGTCGCCCTCGACGGGGTGGACGTGCGCGACCTCGACTTCGACTCGCTGGCCCGTTCCATAGGCGTGGTCTCCCAGGAGACCTACCTCTTCCACGCCTCGGTCGCGGACAACCTGCGCTTCGCCAAGCCGGACGCCACCGACGAGGAGATCATCGAGGCGGCCCGCGCGGCGCAGATCCACGACCACATCGCGTCCCTGCCCGACGGGTACGACACCCTGGTCGGCGAGCGCGGATACCGGTTCTCCGGAGGTGAGAAGCAGCGGCTGGCCATCGCCCGCACCATCCTGCGGGACCCGCCGGTGCTGATCCTCGACGAGGCCACCAGTGCCCTGGACACCCGAACCGAGCACGCCGTCCAGCAGGCCATCGACAACCTCTCGGCCGGCCGGACCACCATCACCATCGCGCACCGGCTCTCCACCGTCCGCGACGCCGACCAGATCGTGGTGCTGGACGCGGGCCGCATTGCCGAGCGGGGTACGCACGAGGAGCTCCTGAAGGCGGACGGCCGGTACGCGGCGCTGGTCCGCCGGGACCGGGACGCCGCGCTGGCGCCCGAGCCGCCCGGGGAAGCCCAATTGGCTCCGGTGAATGTGTGA
- the mltG gene encoding endolytic transglycosylase MltG translates to MSHEYRPPRRRSRLTRRGRLALFLGMLLAIGAAVLIPILRGGEEPEKPRRLVIPEGWRASQVYAAVDRELKLPPGSAKSAVTTAALALPAEAKGNPEGYLFPATYPVTSKTTPAALLAYMVRTANEKLATKAVADGAKAHGMTPYQTATMASIIEAEAETRADMGKVARVVHNRLAKSMPLQMDSTINYALNRSTVDTKLSETRIDSPFNTYERQGLPPTPIDSPGLEAMAAAVAPTPGDWLYFVTVKPGDTRFSATYDEHKKHVAEFNRIRAHAGSRAGQGASAGK, encoded by the coding sequence ATGAGTCATGAGTACCGGCCGCCGCGGCGCCGATCCCGGCTCACCCGCCGGGGCCGACTGGCGCTCTTCCTCGGCATGCTGCTCGCCATCGGTGCGGCAGTCTTGATCCCGATACTGCGGGGTGGGGAAGAGCCGGAGAAACCGCGCCGGTTGGTGATCCCCGAGGGCTGGCGCGCGTCGCAGGTGTACGCCGCGGTGGACCGCGAACTGAAGCTCCCGCCCGGATCCGCGAAGTCGGCGGTGACCACCGCCGCACTGGCCCTGCCCGCGGAGGCCAAGGGCAACCCGGAGGGGTACCTCTTCCCGGCGACGTACCCGGTGACCTCGAAGACCACGCCGGCCGCGCTCCTCGCGTACATGGTGCGCACGGCGAACGAGAAGCTCGCCACCAAGGCGGTGGCCGACGGTGCCAAGGCCCACGGGATGACCCCCTATCAGACGGCCACGATGGCCAGCATCATCGAGGCGGAGGCCGAGACCCGTGCCGACATGGGCAAGGTCGCCCGCGTGGTGCACAACCGGCTGGCGAAGTCGATGCCGCTGCAGATGGATTCCACCATCAACTACGCGCTGAACCGCAGCACCGTGGACACCAAGCTGAGCGAGACCCGCATCGACAGCCCCTTCAACACGTACGAACGCCAGGGCCTGCCGCCCACCCCGATCGACAGCCCGGGGCTGGAGGCCATGGCGGCCGCGGTCGCGCCGACGCCCGGAGACTGGCTGTACTTCGTCACCGTGAAGCCGGGCGACACCCGCTTCTCGGCTACGTACGACGAACACAAGAAGCATGTGGCCGAGTTCAACCGGATCCGCGCCCACGCGGGCTCCCGCGCAGGTCAGGGGGCTTCCGCCGGGAAATGA
- a CDS encoding FAD-dependent oxidoreductase translates to MTRGSSGDRDVAVDVVVVGAGQAGLSSAYHLARAGLDHVVLDHAPRPGGAWQYRWPSLTYGRVHGMHALPGMELTGADPLRPSSEVIGEYFASYEDRFDLRVRRPVDVSAVREGNDGRLRVETSAGVWSARALINATGTWDRPFLPRYPGQETFRGRQLHTADYPGPREFAGARVIVVGGGTSAVQHLLEIPDVAAETTWATRRPPVFRDGGFGEAEGRAAVALVDERVRRGLPPQSVVSVTGLPLNEAVRAGLASGVLDRRPVFDRITATGAVWADGSRVDADVILWATGFRAAVDHLAPLHLREPGGGIRVEGTRAVRDERIHLVGYGPSASTIGANRAGGAAVREIRRLLTRERVGSPAA, encoded by the coding sequence ATGACGCGGGGTTCGAGCGGGGACAGGGACGTGGCGGTGGACGTGGTGGTCGTCGGCGCCGGGCAGGCGGGCCTGTCCAGCGCCTACCACCTGGCGCGGGCGGGGCTCGACCACGTGGTCCTGGACCACGCGCCGCGACCCGGCGGGGCCTGGCAGTACCGCTGGCCCTCGCTCACCTACGGCAGGGTCCACGGGATGCACGCCCTGCCCGGCATGGAGCTGACGGGCGCCGACCCCCTGCGACCCTCGTCCGAGGTGATCGGGGAGTACTTCGCCTCCTACGAGGACCGCTTCGACCTGCGCGTAAGGCGTCCCGTGGACGTCTCGGCCGTGCGCGAGGGGAACGACGGCCGGCTGCGCGTCGAGACCTCGGCGGGCGTCTGGTCTGCCCGGGCCCTGATCAACGCCACGGGAACCTGGGACCGCCCGTTCCTGCCGCGCTACCCGGGCCAGGAGACCTTCCGCGGCCGCCAGCTGCACACGGCGGACTATCCCGGACCGCGGGAGTTCGCCGGGGCCCGGGTGATCGTCGTGGGCGGCGGCACATCGGCGGTGCAGCACCTGCTGGAGATCCCCGACGTGGCGGCGGAGACCACCTGGGCGACCCGGCGGCCCCCGGTCTTCCGCGACGGCGGTTTCGGGGAGGCCGAGGGCCGGGCCGCGGTGGCCCTGGTGGACGAGCGTGTCCGCCGGGGACTGCCGCCGCAGAGCGTGGTCAGCGTGACCGGGCTCCCGCTGAACGAGGCCGTCCGGGCCGGTCTGGCCTCGGGGGTCCTGGACCGCCGGCCCGTCTTCGACCGGATCACCGCCACGGGCGCCGTCTGGGCGGACGGGAGCCGCGTGGACGCGGACGTCATCCTGTGGGCCACCGGGTTCCGCGCGGCCGTCGACCACCTGGCCCCGCTGCACCTGCGCGAGCCGGGCGGCGGCATCCGGGTCGAGGGCACCAGGGCCGTGCGCGACGAGCGGATCCACCTGGTCGGCTACGGCCCGTCGGCGTCGACCATCGGCGCCAACCGCGCGGGCGGCGCCGCGGTCCGCGAGATCCGCCGGCTTCTGACCCGCGAGCGGGTCGGCTCGCCCGCGGCCTGA